In a single window of the Oecophyllibacter saccharovorans genome:
- a CDS encoding LON peptidase substrate-binding domain-containing protein has product MADIPPNVGLFPLRGTLLLPNGHLPLHIYEPRYIALMEHALATTRLIGVIQPYGMTAFGRPAPLQSTGTLGRITAFEEGSDGRFSLTLTGVCRFRLLQAERREEGWREGRIDIFPYSHDLLESTAPLLDRPALKRSLKHYFERHQLETDWKKLEALDDETLLIALPMILPLDAGDKQALLEAPDLNERASLLFDMLDQD; this is encoded by the coding sequence TTGGCCGATATCCCTCCGAATGTCGGGCTGTTCCCCCTGCGCGGCACGCTCCTGCTACCCAACGGTCATCTGCCGCTGCACATCTATGAGCCACGCTATATCGCCCTCATGGAGCACGCCCTGGCAACGACGCGCCTGATCGGCGTGATCCAGCCTTATGGTATGACGGCCTTCGGACGCCCCGCTCCCCTGCAGTCCACCGGGACACTGGGCCGCATCACCGCTTTCGAGGAAGGCAGTGACGGGCGCTTTTCTCTCACCCTGACCGGCGTCTGCCGCTTCCGCCTTCTGCAGGCCGAACGCAGGGAAGAAGGATGGCGCGAGGGGCGGATCGACATCTTTCCCTACAGCCACGATCTGCTGGAGAGCACAGCCCCCCTGTTGGACCGACCAGCCCTGAAGCGATCTCTGAAGCATTATTTCGAGCGTCATCAGCTCGAAACAGACTGGAAAAAGCTTGAAGCGCTCGACGATGAAACCCTTCTGATCGCCCTGCCCATGATCCTGCCCCTGGATGCCGGGGACAAACAGGCCCTGCTGGAAGCCCCTGACCTCAACGAACGGGCTAGCCTTCTGTTCGATATGCTGGACCAGGACTGA
- a CDS encoding helix-turn-helix domain-containing protein, with protein MEKKNSIDASIGQKIRQLRNEHRVTQEKLGEVLGVSFQQVQKYERGVNRISAGKLYHIARLFSVPVSHFFRPEEGFREEHPAPEPAAETRDEALMREGGPSPAESAAKSRISSAEADEVLVAYCAIDNRELRAQLRALLKSLATLGNGPGSTA; from the coding sequence ATGGAGAAGAAAAATTCCATAGATGCCTCTATCGGGCAGAAGATTCGCCAGTTGCGCAATGAGCATAGAGTGACCCAGGAGAAGCTTGGCGAGGTTCTGGGAGTCTCTTTTCAGCAGGTCCAGAAATATGAGCGTGGTGTCAACCGGATCAGTGCCGGGAAGCTTTATCATATCGCTCGCCTGTTCAGCGTGCCGGTCAGCCATTTTTTCCGCCCGGAGGAAGGCTTCAGAGAAGAACATCCTGCCCCTGAGCCGGCCGCTGAAACCCGCGATGAAGCTCTGATGCGGGAAGGGGGGCCATCGCCCGCAGAGAGTGCCGCGAAAAGCCGCATTTCATCAGCGGAGGCCGATGAAGTTCTCGTGGCCTATTGTGCCATTGACAACCGGGAGCTGCGTGCTCAGCTCCGCGCGCTGCTGAAAAGCCTTGCGACATTAGGCAATGGTCCGGGCAGCACTGCCTGA
- a CDS encoding sulfurtransferase TusA family protein yields the protein MSGNDLQTLDIRHLICPMTSVHLRLALDQLPPRQQLRILLHGRTTLHNVRAMLATLHRECLVTELLPQEVRQPADPEDHALLIEPARQASASQGAHDGR from the coding sequence ATGAGTGGCAATGACCTCCAGACCCTCGACATTCGACATCTGATCTGCCCCATGACCAGTGTTCATCTGCGTCTGGCACTTGACCAGCTCCCTCCAAGGCAACAACTTCGCATACTGCTGCATGGCAGAACGACCCTGCACAATGTCCGTGCCATGCTGGCGACCCTGCACCGGGAATGCCTCGTTACGGAACTTCTGCCCCAAGAAGTCCGCCAACCGGCCGATCCCGAGGACCATGCCCTCCTCATCGAGCCTGCCCGCCAGGCTTCTGCTTCACAGGGCGCACATGACGGCCGCTGA
- the lnt gene encoding apolipoprotein N-acyltransferase, with amino-acid sequence MVLLMCAAGAFGALALPPLTLFPVLIPSLGLLYLAAQAARNWKQAAWRGFFYGMGLHTAGLYWLTNAILTRVHEFWWVVPFAAPGVALVIAPLIAVPAVVCRYGAPGWPRVLIFAGCWTLADMCRVLIFSGFPWNPLGSALEVPGRAGDVLLQPASLIGVNGLTFCLVLASLAMWLGRRAQFGVLAVFGLWCGWGSMRLYHARPLTVPMPVVVLVQGNVSEDEVLGHIDPAEQFGHYLQMTARGVQQAETLLARLRQSPERGAQLRGIAVVWPESAFPALLDEQPVARQMIARASGNALALIGSDRRENGHWFNSLEAVGPQGRLEAIYDKSRLVPFGEYQPWIIPFNLLPGQLTPGAGLVRWDLPQAGRVGPMVCYEVVFSGGVVARQARPDWLLTISNDAWYGNSAGPWQHLATGRMRAVEEGLALVFANNRGPSGIFDSLGRETAHTHWGQEAVLVAPVPPPLAPTFFARFHNWTAGLSAFAGIVAGFLLSWGRKEEKPR; translated from the coding sequence ATGGTTTTGCTGATGTGTGCCGCAGGCGCCTTCGGTGCGCTCGCCTTGCCGCCGCTGACATTGTTTCCAGTACTTATTCCCTCTCTGGGTCTGCTTTATCTGGCGGCTCAGGCTGCCCGGAACTGGAAGCAGGCGGCCTGGCGCGGCTTTTTTTATGGCATGGGGCTGCATACGGCCGGGCTCTACTGGCTGACCAACGCCATTCTGACGCGCGTTCATGAATTCTGGTGGGTGGTGCCTTTCGCAGCCCCTGGCGTCGCTCTCGTCATCGCGCCGCTGATTGCGGTGCCGGCCGTGGTCTGCCGCTACGGTGCCCCGGGCTGGCCACGGGTGCTGATCTTCGCCGGGTGCTGGACGCTGGCCGATATGTGCCGAGTGCTGATCTTTTCCGGTTTCCCGTGGAATCCGCTTGGAAGCGCGCTGGAGGTGCCGGGTCGGGCCGGCGATGTATTGCTGCAGCCGGCAAGTCTCATCGGGGTCAATGGCCTGACCTTCTGCCTGGTTCTGGCATCCCTGGCAATGTGGCTGGGACGCAGGGCCCAGTTCGGGGTGCTGGCGGTTTTCGGGCTCTGGTGCGGGTGGGGGAGCATGCGGCTGTATCATGCGCGCCCGCTGACCGTGCCCATGCCGGTAGTGGTGCTTGTTCAGGGCAATGTGTCGGAAGATGAGGTGCTGGGCCATATCGATCCGGCTGAGCAGTTCGGCCACTATCTGCAGATGACGGCCCGGGGCGTACAGCAGGCTGAAACATTGCTGGCTCGCTTGCGACAGAGCCCTGAGAGGGGGGCGCAGCTGCGCGGCATTGCCGTTGTATGGCCGGAATCGGCTTTCCCGGCCCTGCTGGATGAGCAACCCGTGGCCCGGCAGATGATCGCGCGCGCTTCAGGCAACGCGTTGGCGCTGATCGGCTCGGACCGACGTGAAAACGGTCACTGGTTCAACAGTCTGGAAGCTGTCGGGCCGCAGGGTCGGCTCGAAGCGATATATGACAAGAGCAGACTCGTGCCGTTCGGTGAATATCAGCCCTGGATCATTCCCTTCAACCTGTTGCCAGGCCAGCTTACTCCCGGTGCTGGCCTGGTACGCTGGGACCTGCCTCAAGCGGGTCGGGTCGGGCCGATGGTCTGTTATGAGGTGGTATTTTCAGGCGGGGTTGTGGCCCGGCAAGCCCGCCCGGACTGGCTGCTGACCATTTCCAACGATGCCTGGTATGGCAACAGCGCAGGGCCATGGCAGCATCTGGCTACAGGTCGTATGCGTGCTGTTGAGGAAGGTCTTGCTCTGGTCTTTGCCAATAACCGGGGACCCTCTGGCATTTTTGACAGCCTGGGCCGTGAAACAGCCCATACCCATTGGGGCCAGGAAGCCGTGCTGGTCGCGCCGGTTCCCCCGCCGCTCGCGCCGACTTTCTTTGCTCGTTTTCATAACTGGACCGCAGGGTTGAGCGCCTTTGCAGGAATTGTGGCCGGCTTTCTGCTCAGCTGGGGGAGAAAGGAAGAAAAACCCAGGTAG
- a CDS encoding Trm112 family protein, producing the protein MLARLVCPVTKGPLEYDRQHNRLLSPQARLAYPVRDGIPLMLPEEATPY; encoded by the coding sequence CTGCTGGCCCGGCTGGTCTGCCCGGTGACCAAGGGACCGCTGGAATATGACCGCCAGCACAACAGGCTTCTCAGCCCGCAGGCCCGTCTGGCCTATCCCGTCCGGGATGGCATCCCGCTCATGCTGCCTGAAGAAGCCACGCCTTACTGA
- a CDS encoding malonic semialdehyde reductase, producing the protein MYSSTVSPAPDAPDPVLTELFTHHRTPAGFSDRPVEGWMLRRLYDLAKLGPTSGNCSPARVVFLTTEEAKEKLRPALAAGNVARAMQAPVIAAIGYDSLFFEQLPRLSPVEGLRDWFAADVGLSEETAFRNGSLQGAYFLMAARTLGLAALPMSGFDALSVEENIFPNRSWRANFLLALGYPQEGTPLPPRAPRLSFDEACLCL; encoded by the coding sequence ATGTATTCTTCTACGGTCTCACCGGCGCCTGATGCGCCGGATCCGGTCCTGACGGAACTGTTCACCCATCACCGCACGCCGGCGGGTTTTTCTGATCGACCGGTGGAGGGGTGGATGCTGCGCCGGCTCTATGATCTGGCCAAGCTGGGGCCGACTTCAGGCAATTGCAGCCCTGCCAGGGTGGTATTTCTCACCACTGAGGAAGCAAAGGAAAAACTGCGCCCGGCCCTGGCGGCTGGCAATGTTGCACGCGCCATGCAGGCACCGGTCATCGCTGCCATCGGTTATGATTCGCTGTTTTTCGAACAGCTCCCCCGCCTCAGCCCGGTGGAGGGCCTGCGGGACTGGTTTGCGGCTGATGTCGGACTGAGCGAGGAAACCGCTTTTCGCAACGGAAGCCTGCAGGGCGCTTATTTTCTCATGGCCGCACGGACGCTCGGCCTGGCTGCTTTGCCGATGTCGGGTTTCGATGCGCTGAGCGTTGAGGAAAACATTTTTCCCAATCGCAGCTGGCGGGCCAATTTCCTGCTGGCTCTCGGTTATCCGCAGGAGGGCACCCCCCTGCCGCCGCGTGCGCCGCGCCTGTCTTTTGACGAGGCCTGTCTGTGCCTTTGA
- a CDS encoding Fur family transcriptional regulator, which yields MRLEKAPLSPQGNGKSENAVGDSPIARLCVEHGLKMTGQRRVIAHVLSEADDHPDVEELYRRASALDSRISVATVYRTVRLLEEKGILERRDFGGGRARYETREHGHHYHLIDIESGRVVEFEDDEPARLFNRIAEKLGYDLVSYRIELFGRRREDAAGAEKKTRRPASQVKDERE from the coding sequence ATGCGACTGGAAAAAGCCCCGCTCTCTCCGCAAGGGAACGGAAAGAGTGAAAACGCTGTCGGGGATTCGCCGATTGCGCGTCTTTGTGTTGAACACGGCCTTAAAATGACCGGGCAGCGACGGGTGATCGCCCATGTGCTGTCCGAAGCAGATGATCATCCGGATGTGGAAGAGCTCTACCGTCGCGCCAGTGCACTCGACAGCCGCATTTCAGTGGCGACTGTTTATCGCACGGTCAGGCTGCTGGAAGAAAAGGGCATTCTCGAACGCCGGGATTTCGGTGGCGGCCGGGCGCGTTACGAAACGCGGGAACACGGTCATCATTACCATCTGATAGATATTGAAAGCGGTCGGGTCGTCGAGTTCGAGGATGATGAACCCGCACGCCTTTTTAACCGGATTGCAGAAAAACTGGGCTATGACCTCGTTTCCTACCGGATCGAACTGTTCGGCAGGCGCCGTGAAGATGCGGCAGGGGCGGAAAAAAAGACGCGCAGGCCCGCGTCCCAGGTAAAGGATGAGCGAGAATGA
- a CDS encoding GNAT family N-acetyltransferase produces METLATLSLNRDGGFQELRGGTLGVRLALNEEERDAAQALRYQVFFEEMGAHPDAATRRSRRDVDPYDDVADHLLVIDHSRLGRDRVVGTYRLLRSEAAAKAGNFYSASEYDLSLLTDFPGNLLEVGRSCVARDYRGRSAMQLLWRGIASYIFLHRIDVLFGCASLHGIQPDSLADELTWLYHNHLAPPALRVRARPERYVDMQRSDPATLDRRRCLSRLPPLIKGYLRLGGYVGDGAVVDEQFNTTDVAVLVKSELLADKYYRHYERRLRDALD; encoded by the coding sequence ATGGAAACGCTCGCCACCCTGTCGCTGAACCGGGATGGGGGTTTTCAGGAACTTCGGGGAGGCACGCTGGGCGTTCGCCTGGCCCTTAACGAGGAAGAGCGCGATGCGGCGCAGGCTTTGCGCTATCAGGTATTCTTCGAGGAAATGGGTGCGCATCCGGATGCCGCCACCCGCCGGAGCCGCCGTGATGTCGACCCTTATGACGATGTGGCGGACCATCTGCTGGTGATCGATCATTCCCGCCTCGGGCGTGACAGGGTGGTGGGCACGTACAGGTTGCTGCGCTCGGAAGCGGCGGCAAAAGCAGGCAATTTTTACAGTGCCTCGGAATATGACCTCTCCCTGCTGACGGATTTCCCGGGTAACCTGCTGGAAGTCGGTCGTTCTTGTGTGGCGCGCGACTATCGCGGGCGCTCAGCCATGCAACTGCTCTGGCGCGGGATCGCTTCCTACATTTTTCTGCACCGCATTGATGTGCTTTTCGGCTGTGCCAGCCTGCACGGCATTCAGCCCGACAGCCTGGCTGATGAGCTGACCTGGCTGTACCATAACCATCTCGCCCCTCCAGCCCTTCGTGTCCGTGCGCGGCCGGAACGGTATGTGGACATGCAGCGCTCTGACCCGGCCACGCTGGATCGGCGCAGGTGCCTGAGCCGTCTGCCGCCGCTCATCAAGGGATATCTGCGCCTGGGCGGTTACGTGGGAGACGGTGCGGTGGTCGATGAACAGTTCAACACGACCGACGTGGCTGTGCTGGTGAAAAGCGAGCTGCTGGCAGATAAATATTACCGCCATTACGAGCGCCGCCTGCGCGATGCGCTCGACTGA
- the fbaA gene encoding class II fructose-bisphosphate aldolase has translation MKTDTLPSPASARLAPGVVSGQDYQTLLQACRIGRYALPAVNVCSTDTANAVLEAAARNRSDVILQVSNGGARFYGGPSLPDSHRARVLGALSLARHVHIMAREYGVAVILHTDHADRSLLRWVDDLIGFSEAEFTQTGRPLFSSHMLDLSTEPFEENMRESERFLRRLTPLGMGLEIELGITGGEEDGIGDSRNENGLPADETQLYTRPEEVFEAWKRLSPLGALSIAASFGNVHGVYAPGNVQLRPGLLKEAQKLVQQHAHDGPNPLHLVFHGGSGTDLDQIHEAVSYGVFKFNIDTDTQFAFAQGAAKAINAHEMAFQHQVNPYTGQPLKRFYDPREWLRSAQLSCVSRLDRTFEILGARGRTLCRTP, from the coding sequence TTGAAAACCGACACGCTGCCCTCCCCTGCTTCCGCCCGCCTTGCGCCTGGTGTCGTCAGCGGCCAGGATTATCAGACGCTCCTGCAGGCCTGCCGGATCGGCCGCTATGCCCTGCCGGCTGTTAATGTGTGCAGCACTGACACCGCCAACGCCGTTCTGGAAGCTGCAGCCCGCAACAGATCCGACGTCATCCTGCAGGTCTCCAACGGCGGCGCGCGCTTCTACGGCGGCCCTTCCCTGCCCGACAGTCACCGGGCCCGCGTTCTGGGTGCCCTTTCACTGGCGCGGCACGTGCACATCATGGCGCGGGAATACGGGGTGGCTGTCATCCTGCACACTGATCACGCTGACCGCTCCCTGCTGCGCTGGGTGGATGATCTCATCGGCTTCAGCGAAGCCGAGTTCACCCAGACGGGTCGCCCGCTTTTCAGTTCCCACATGCTCGACCTCTCAACGGAACCGTTCGAGGAGAACATGCGCGAATCGGAGCGCTTCCTCAGGCGCCTGACCCCTCTGGGCATGGGGCTTGAAATCGAGCTCGGCATCACAGGCGGCGAAGAAGACGGTATCGGTGACAGCCGCAATGAAAACGGCCTGCCTGCCGATGAAACACAGCTTTATACCCGCCCTGAGGAAGTCTTTGAGGCCTGGAAGCGCCTCTCTCCCCTAGGTGCGCTTTCCATCGCCGCTTCCTTCGGCAACGTGCACGGTGTCTACGCGCCCGGCAATGTGCAGTTGCGCCCCGGCCTCCTGAAAGAAGCGCAGAAACTGGTCCAGCAACATGCCCATGATGGACCAAATCCGCTGCACCTGGTGTTTCACGGTGGCTCGGGCACCGATCTCGACCAGATCCACGAAGCCGTGTCCTATGGGGTCTTCAAGTTCAACATTGACACCGACACGCAGTTCGCTTTTGCCCAGGGCGCTGCAAAAGCCATCAATGCCCATGAAATGGCTTTTCAGCATCAGGTGAATCCCTATACCGGCCAGCCCCTGAAACGCTTTTACGATCCCCGCGAATGGCTGCGCTCAGCCCAGCTGAGCTGCGTGTCGCGGCTGGACCGGACCTTTGAGATTCTCGGTGCGCGTGGCCGCACGCTCTGCCGCACCCCCTGA
- a CDS encoding GNAT family N-acetyltransferase: protein MMPEHEAGPTGVHETGPSSAELLACLHAEIFPPAERWQAQAFREMLAVAGTQGWISLVDGEPTGLLLTRLLPGGEGEILTLGVRPAFRRRGQASSLLQAFLVCPAVEAPKTEKIFLEVSVNNRAALALYGQLGFRQAGLRQAYYPDGSDACVMCLEELS, encoded by the coding sequence ATGATGCCTGAGCATGAGGCAGGCCCCACTGGCGTGCATGAAACCGGCCCGAGCAGTGCTGAACTGCTGGCCTGTCTGCATGCGGAAATATTTCCGCCCGCTGAACGCTGGCAGGCGCAGGCCTTTCGGGAAATGTTGGCGGTTGCGGGAACGCAGGGCTGGATCAGTCTGGTGGACGGAGAACCGACCGGGCTTCTGCTGACCCGCCTGCTGCCGGGCGGGGAGGGTGAAATCCTCACTTTGGGTGTGCGTCCGGCCTTCAGACGCAGAGGCCAGGCCAGCAGCCTTCTGCAGGCTTTCCTGGTCTGCCCAGCAGTAGAAGCGCCAAAGACTGAGAAGATCTTTCTGGAAGTGAGCGTGAACAACAGAGCGGCATTGGCGCTTTACGGTCAGCTTGGTTTCCGCCAGGCGGGGCTGCGCCAGGCCTATTATCCTGACGGCAGCGATGCCTGTGTCATGTGTCTTGAGGAACTATCCTGA
- a CDS encoding tetratricopeptide repeat protein encodes MSLPPSSTSSLLSGTTAAPGALPAGSLSTGPASLENTGIADGADDIREADEKTFMTDVIEASRTKPVVVDFWASGNAACQQLTPLLEEAVRATAGQVRLVKVDVKTNKALTAQLMQIGLPLQAVPLVVAFWKGNVVDVFQGLKPVSFIRTFIETLLKDAGLAMPATELLKQATAALKAQDGAQAASLYSQVLEAEPENPAAWSGLIRALLALDDVESAEETLGEVPESLADNEDITSARQAIALFKESQGAAGELETLRKEAQARPEDVDTQLKYASALNGSGKRDEAADVLLGLIAKDREGPARAELLRFFDGWGHADPATMTARRKLSTLLFT; translated from the coding sequence ATGAGCTTGCCCCCTTCCTCCACGTCCTCGCTTCTGTCCGGCACCACAGCTGCCCCCGGTGCTTTGCCTGCTGGCTCCCTCTCAACGGGGCCCGCTAGCCTGGAAAATACCGGCATTGCTGACGGTGCCGATGACATCCGGGAAGCCGATGAAAAGACTTTCATGACCGATGTCATCGAAGCCAGCCGCACCAAGCCAGTGGTGGTCGATTTCTGGGCTTCGGGGAATGCAGCCTGCCAGCAGCTCACGCCTCTTCTGGAAGAGGCGGTGCGCGCGACTGCAGGCCAGGTCCGCCTGGTGAAAGTGGATGTCAAAACCAACAAGGCCCTTACGGCCCAGCTGATGCAGATCGGCCTGCCGCTGCAGGCTGTCCCGCTCGTCGTCGCTTTCTGGAAAGGCAATGTTGTTGATGTCTTTCAGGGTCTCAAACCGGTTTCCTTCATCCGCACCTTCATTGAAACACTCCTCAAGGATGCGGGCCTGGCCATGCCGGCGACCGAGCTGCTGAAACAGGCCACTGCCGCCCTCAAGGCGCAGGACGGCGCACAGGCGGCTTCGCTGTACAGCCAGGTTCTGGAAGCGGAGCCTGAAAATCCGGCTGCCTGGAGCGGGCTGATCCGGGCCCTGCTGGCGTTGGATGACGTTGAAAGCGCTGAGGAAACACTGGGTGAAGTGCCTGAAAGCCTTGCTGACAACGAGGACATCACCAGTGCGCGCCAGGCGATCGCCCTGTTCAAGGAAAGTCAGGGTGCGGCGGGAGAGCTGGAGACACTGCGCAAAGAAGCGCAGGCCAGGCCTGAGGATGTGGACACGCAGCTGAAATATGCTTCCGCCCTCAATGGCAGCGGCAAACGTGATGAGGCGGCAGATGTGCTTCTGGGCCTGATTGCCAAGGACCGGGAAGGCCCTGCACGCGCCGAGTTGTTGCGCTTCTTCGATGGCTGGGGCCATGCTGATCCCGCCACCATGACAGCGCGGCGCAAACTTTCCACCCTTCTGTTTACCTGA
- a CDS encoding Ros/MucR family transcriptional regulator, which translates to MSSQPDNSDLRELTARIVTAYVGSHDIEADGLPALVRAVHEALAAADAPAEKAPEKPVPAVPPRKSVFPDYIICLEDGKKLKLLRRHLKTAYNMTPQEYRERWDLPPEYPMVAPNYASHRSSLARRIGLGRRRDEGTAEE; encoded by the coding sequence ATGTCGAGCCAGCCTGACAATTCCGATCTCCGAGAACTGACAGCTCGAATCGTGACCGCTTATGTCGGTAGTCATGATATTGAGGCTGATGGTCTGCCCGCTCTTGTGCGTGCCGTTCATGAAGCGCTTGCCGCAGCAGATGCGCCCGCTGAGAAAGCTCCTGAGAAACCGGTTCCAGCTGTTCCGCCGCGCAAGTCCGTTTTTCCCGATTACATCATCTGCCTGGAAGACGGAAAGAAGCTCAAGCTCCTGCGTCGTCATCTCAAGACCGCCTACAATATGACCCCGCAGGAATATCGCGAGCGCTGGGATCTGCCGCCGGAATATCCGATGGTTGCGCCCAATTATGCCAGCCACCGCTCTTCTCTGGCGCGGCGGATCGGCTTGGGTCGCCGGCGCGATGAAGGCACTGCTGAAGAGTAA
- a CDS encoding NifU family protein, producing MTDTSFTTSSGPAAAPPVVIAIEETPNPATLKFLPGRSVTGNQDPVDFTSPEAAQGRSTLAGLLFTLPEIQRVFLGHDFVAVTKEDHVDWAELSPVVLGVLTDFFESGEPALQGARESLATEEKLIMPIQEADAETVRQVRDLLDTRIRPAVAADGGDIVFRGFRDGMVYLSMRGACSGCPSSRATLRHGVENMLRHYVPEVVGVEQVEA from the coding sequence ATGACTGACACTTCCTTCACGACTTCTTCCGGTCCTGCAGCTGCACCGCCGGTCGTGATCGCAATCGAGGAGACGCCTAATCCGGCCACGCTGAAATTTCTGCCTGGCCGGAGCGTAACAGGCAACCAGGACCCGGTTGACTTCACGTCTCCAGAAGCGGCACAGGGCCGTTCCACGCTTGCGGGGCTGCTGTTCACTCTGCCTGAGATCCAGCGAGTTTTCCTGGGACATGATTTTGTCGCTGTCACCAAAGAGGACCATGTGGACTGGGCGGAGCTGTCGCCGGTGGTTCTGGGCGTGCTGACTGATTTCTTCGAAAGCGGGGAGCCAGCCCTGCAAGGGGCGCGGGAAAGCCTAGCAACAGAGGAAAAGCTGATCATGCCGATCCAGGAGGCGGATGCGGAGACCGTCCGCCAGGTGCGTGACCTTCTGGATACGCGCATCCGTCCTGCCGTTGCTGCGGACGGGGGAGATATCGTCTTCCGCGGTTTCAGGGACGGCATGGTGTATCTCAGCATGCGCGGCGCCTGTTCCGGCTGCCCGTCCTCACGCGCCACCCTGCGTCATGGGGTGGAGAACATGCTGCGTCATTATGTGCCGGAGGTTGTCGGCGTGGAACAGGTGGAGGCCTGA
- a CDS encoding tyrosine-protein phosphatase, whose protein sequence is MFKGPLSTPADRRRAWHDSLFADHAIFRLSWTNLACVVPGKVWRSNHPTPGRLSRQAPQLGLKTLINLRGKRDCGSDALARERAHALHLPCIDMAFESRNAPHKDRVLRFCELYRRLEAEKGFPLLMHCKSGADRAGLASGLVLLLEGGTVQQALAQLHWRHLHFHRSRTGVLDAFFLRYWQQLACEKVPANSRLRFMNWIREEYDEEKLRDEWKQGSLRHQLPALLRQLRRS, encoded by the coding sequence ATGTTCAAGGGACCCCTCTCCACCCCCGCTGACAGGCGACGGGCCTGGCATGACAGTCTTTTTGCCGATCACGCGATCTTTCGCCTGTCCTGGACCAATCTTGCCTGCGTGGTGCCGGGAAAAGTCTGGCGCTCAAATCACCCGACTCCCGGCCGGCTCAGCCGCCAGGCACCCCAGCTTGGCCTGAAGACCCTCATCAACCTGCGCGGCAAACGCGACTGCGGCTCCGATGCGCTGGCACGTGAACGTGCACACGCACTGCACCTGCCCTGCATCGACATGGCTTTTGAAAGCCGCAATGCCCCCCACAAGGACAGGGTGCTGCGCTTTTGTGAGCTTTATCGCCGCCTGGAGGCTGAAAAGGGTTTTCCGCTGCTGATGCACTGCAAATCCGGTGCAGATCGGGCGGGACTAGCCAGCGGACTGGTCCTTCTCCTTGAAGGGGGCACGGTTCAGCAGGCCCTGGCGCAGCTGCATTGGCGTCACCTGCATTTCCACCGCTCGCGCACCGGTGTTCTGGACGCTTTCTTCCTGCGTTACTGGCAACAACTTGCTTGCGAGAAGGTGCCTGCAAACAGTCGGCTCCGATTCATGAACTGGATCAGGGAGGAGTACGATGAGGAAAAATTACGCGATGAATGGAAGCAGGGGTCTTTGCGCCACCAGCTTCCAGCCCTGCTTCGGCAGCTGAGACGCTCTTGA
- the tsaB gene encoding tRNA (adenosine(37)-N6)-threonylcarbamoyltransferase complex dimerization subunit type 1 TsaB, producing MPLSSRICHAVPEVEEGQGRQAVLPFPVRTLLLNGSAAGTGENNLVALMEGDTLLAERKLPGRGASERFVPVVRQLLEEAGWDRLPAREKARQLGVIAVTGPGSFTGLRATLALAAGLRRGWQCAGIGVSLGEAIRATLDDRQATVLCHARRGRIFVDPPPGLMAVTDPYAVPISEVWPGQWQRVAGDAVEGSEALPELLERLGKEVEILPCSAPLASGLLKAARSSWARRLSRAAEAQDERAFTPLYVDPPEARLPAAGLRLPPQ from the coding sequence GTGCCTTTGAGCAGCCGCATCTGCCATGCGGTGCCGGAGGTTGAAGAAGGCCAGGGAAGACAAGCTGTGCTGCCTTTTCCCGTTCGGACCCTTCTGCTGAACGGTTCGGCAGCCGGCACGGGGGAGAACAATCTGGTGGCTCTCATGGAAGGAGATACCCTGCTGGCTGAGAGGAAGCTGCCGGGTCGCGGCGCTTCGGAACGGTTCGTGCCGGTGGTGCGCCAGCTCCTTGAAGAAGCGGGCTGGGACAGGCTGCCTGCGCGTGAAAAGGCCCGGCAGCTTGGGGTCATTGCCGTAACAGGCCCCGGCTCCTTTACAGGATTGCGCGCAACACTGGCCCTGGCCGCCGGCCTCAGGCGGGGCTGGCAGTGCGCAGGCATCGGTGTCTCGCTGGGAGAAGCCATACGCGCAACGCTTGATGACCGGCAGGCCACAGTGCTGTGTCATGCCCGCAGGGGGCGGATTTTTGTCGACCCGCCACCCGGGCTCATGGCCGTAACGGACCCTTATGCTGTGCCGATTTCAGAAGTGTGGCCCGGCCAGTGGCAGCGTGTGGCAGGTGATGCGGTGGAGGGGAGCGAGGCCCTGCCGGAACTGCTTGAACGCCTGGGAAAAGAGGTGGAGATTCTGCCCTGCAGCGCGCCACTGGCTTCCGGCCTGTTGAAGGCTGCCCGGTCCAGCTGGGCCCGGAGGTTATCCCGCGCTGCAGAAGCGCAGGATGAAAGAGCTTTCACCCCCCTTTATGTCGATCCACCAGAAGCCAGATTACCGGCTGCCGGTCTGCGTCTCCCACCGCAGTGA